The Lonchura striata isolate bLonStr1 chromosome 5, bLonStr1.mat, whole genome shotgun sequence genome window below encodes:
- the LOC144246292 gene encoding acrosin-like, which yields MCSGALIHPQWVLTVAQCFFGAGDISRWEVVIGATDLSQPGPEAELRHIQSLKMHQHYDPTTARNNIALLELDQPVECSDYIQLGCVPDSALAVPELRTCYIAGWRAAPDSGQCPAGPSPEPREPGPVCPELRAGTRRDGGAGRCRCSAPAVPAAPGPRLVLQEAKVRLMDVQLCNSSRWYGGAVQPQDLCAGYPRGGIDTCQGDIGGPLVCKDNGGDYFWLVGLASWGKGCAGAKRPGVFTSTQHFHTWIQVQMGLLPPEADTPPPEPFPSSEKEPQADSEDELNPNPEDSEDYTGVSFQQQILGKFLNLLLELLQFLKGEKA from the exons ATGTGCTCGGGGGCACTCATCCACCCCCAGTGGGTGCTCACGGTGGCACAATGCTTCTTCGGGGCTgg ggacaTCTCCCGGTGGGAAGTGGTGATCGGAGCCACGGACCTGAGCCAGCCGGGCCCCGAGGCCGAGCTGCGCCACATCCAGTCGCTCAAGATGCACCAGCACTACGACCCCACCACGGCCAGGAACAACATcgcgctgctggagctggaccaGCCCGTGGAGTGCAGCGACTACATCCAGCTGGGCTGCGTGCCCGACAGcgccctggcagtgcccgagCTGAGAACGTGCTACATCGCGGGCTGGAGAGCCGCCCCGGACAGCGGTCAGTGCccggccgggccgagcccggagccgcgggagccgggCCCCGTGTGCCCGGAGCTGCGGGCAGGGACGCGGCGGGACGGGGGCGCGGGGAGGTGCCGGTGCTCAGCGCCCGCTgtgcccgcagcccccggcccgcgcctggtgctgcaggaggcCAAGGTGCGGCTGATGGACGTGCAGCTGTGCAACAGCAGCCGCTGGTACGGGGGGGCCGTGCAGCCCCAGGACCTGTGCGCGGGGTACCCGCGGGGCGGCATCGACACCTGCCAG GGGGACATCGGGGGTCCCCTGGTGTGCAAGGACAACGGCGGTGACTACTTCTGGCTGGTGGGACTGGCCAGCTGGGGCAAGGGCTGCGCCGGCGCCAAGCGGCCCGGGGTGTTCACCTCCACCCAGCACTTCCACACCTGGATCCAGGTGCAGATGGGGCTGCTCCCACCAGAAGCCGACACTCCTCCACCCGAGCCCTTCCCCAGCTCGGAGAAGGAGCCCCAGGCGGACTCGGAGGATGAACTGAATCCCAACCCCGAGGACTCGGAGGATTACACGGGGGTTTCGTTCCAACAACAGATCCTGGGGAAATTCCTGaacctgctgctggagctcctgCAGTTCCTGAAGGGAGAGAAAGCCTGA